The DNA window TCCATCTGGATGGCGGACATCACCCGGGTAAAAACCCCGGCTTTTTCTAAGGCATCCTGCAGAGCTAAGGAGTTTATCACCGTAGCCAGCATCCCCATATAATCGCTTGAGACCCTATCCGTTCCTCCAGAGCTTAAAGCTACACCACGGAAGATATTGCCTGCACCTATGACTATTCCTACCTCTGTACCTGAATCTTTCACTCCCTTGATTTCTAAAGCTAAATAACGGAGAAAATCAGGGTCTATGCCATATTCTTTTTTCCCCTGGAGAGCTTCCCCGGAAAGTTTTAGCAAAACTCTTTTATAGACAGGTTTTGACATTTTGTTTTTTTGCTGTTCGTTAATCTTTCAATTGTCATTCTTCGCTTCTCTCAGAATGACAATTAATCTCTCTTCTGAGCCCTTTCCGAGCCCTAAAGGCTCGGCTACGCTTTTTTTGTCTTAGCTACCAGCTACATGCTAATAGCTACCTGCTATTTCATTCTCCCAATCTGAATCTCACAAACCTTTTAACAGTTATGTTCTCGCCTAACTTAGCAATGGTTTCGTCTATTCTCTGCTTAACGGTCCGGTCTTCGTCTTTGATAAAAGGCTGTTCTAAAAGACAGGATTCCTGAAAAAATTTCTCCAGCTTTCCCTGGACTATCTTTTCCAGAATCTTCTCTGGCTTGCCTTCTTGCAGAGCTTGAGCTTTATAGATCTCTTTCTCTTTCTCCATGAGATTTGCCGGGATCTCTTCCCTTTTTATGGCTAAAGGGTTTGTGGCAGCAACCTGCATGGCAACGTCTTTAGCCAGGCCGCGAAAGTCATCGGTCCGGGCTACGAAATCGGTCTCGCAGTTTATCTCTAACAATACTCCTAATTTTTCACCTGGATGAATGTAGCAATATATTAACCCTTCCCTGGTCATTCTCCCGGCTTTTTCTGAGGCTTTAGCCATTCCATGTTCTCGGAGATAATCAAGCGCTTTGTCCAGATCGCCGATAGCCTTTTCCAGAGCTTTT is part of the Candidatus Zixiibacteriota bacterium genome and encodes:
- the tsf gene encoding translation elongation factor Ts codes for the protein MEISSKLVKELRDKTGAPMMDCKKALEKAIGDLDKALDYLREHGMAKASEKAGRMTREGLIYCYIHPGEKLGVLLEINCETDFVARTDDFRGLAKDVAMQVAATNPLAIKREEIPANLMEKEKEIYKAQALQEGKPEKILEKIVQGKLEKFFQESCLLEQPFIKDEDRTVKQRIDETIAKLGENITVKRFVRFRLGE